AATTGGTGGTGGATAAGCTGCATCAACACCCATACCAGCACCGTCTCCCACTACAAGCCCACTTTTTAGAGAACCGTTACCACAATTATTACCACTACCAGTATTACCATGTGAGCTTGATGGATGCGAAATCTGCGATTGTCCCGTAATTATAAGTCCGTTTTCAAGCAATGCACTTATATGGTATGTAAAATTTGTATTAATGCACGGTAAAACTTGAACATCGGGGTCAACATCAGTCAATCTACAGAATAGTTCGATAGACGAGTCCAACGAGCCAATGAATAATCTCGCACCGGTGAGAAACAAATTGCCAACATTAGCCAACTCATATCGAAACTGCCTCTTTGTTGATTGTGTTATTCTAGACCTTTTGAGTAATTCGACATGcaaatgaacaaaaaatgCTCGAAATATCTCCTTGGTGCTGGACGATAAAGAGTTCCATAAAGGATGGGTGCCTTCGACAATATCGTTCCATTCTTGTTTAGCTATTTTGGGGTTCAATGATAGTCGAAAACTCAACAACTCCCGCAAATCCAGTTGATGCTGAGGTATTAGTCGTGTAAGTCGAGACCGTATATCACCTATGGCTGGACCGCCAATCACGCGAATGATTTCCGAGGTTGAGCCACCATTATCGGAAATAGGAAGAACGTATGTagtcttgtttttttgcgATAAATTCGTGAAAAGAGGCACTAGCTCATTAGTGGCAGTTCCGCCTGATAAAATTGTAATCTTGGGCATATATAGTAATTAATGATtatgagaaaaagaaaggtgGAAAGGAAACTTGACAACCACTTCAACAAATTATTGTGctgcacacacacacacacatacacgtCTTAAAGCCCAAGTCAAcaaagtttgttttgtatcaCTTTGAAACTTTCGTATCTCCGTATCTCCAAACCAAAGaccacaaaaaaaaagaggaaaaataaaaagtagtagaagaagaagtagtagaagaaaaagtagtagaagtaaaagtagtaaaagtaaaagtagtagaagtagtagtagaagtagcagaagtagtagtagtagaagtagtagaagtagtagaagtagaagaagaaggacaTAAAAAACTACGACCGCATTGACATTCCTATTAAAGCCGAAAAGTGCCGCATCTAtctttttaataaaaatgCTGAAATAGGTAAGCCGCTTACCCTCTGAGTATTAATCATAACCACTTGACTCGTTCCTTACActccctctttctttcattcattcattcattcattcattcattcattcattatcgttttcattttcattttttttgtcatgTTGCTGACTCATACTTCTCACATGCATCTATCCAGACGTCTAGAACAATAGGTACTTTgaacgaagaaaaaatgggAATCATATCAAGCTAATCCCAAGCATCTATTTGtctctattttatttttgacgCACACACAGATTCACATGCACAtgcacaaacacacacacacaaaaaaaaaaaagaatataaagataaagaacaaGATAAGATCAGCCTGGCGATTTTTAGATGATTAATAGCGCAATTGTTATTTGTTCTAGCTAATCACTATTGGCCCAATTCGAAGGAATAGCTATTTTCAATGTAATCTTCCATTCTAttctattctcttttcaattcctttcaattctttccaATAACATCTTTACCACAAACTTTCTTCTTAAATATAAatttcttaaaaaaaaagtttacaACTTCATCTTCTGCAATGTACGTTCCTAGCCAGTATCGCGAGGAAGATTGGGATCAGGCTGCTTATTTGGTCAAAACGTACCCGTTAGCCACACTAATTACTACAGATTCCAACGGTCTAATCATTGCCAACCatattccattttttttaaagacAGACACAGAGAATGGCGGCAAAAAGTTATTAATTGCTCACATTGCCAAATCAAATCACCAACTCCCTTCCTTACAATCAAACTCTAATGTCTTGGTGATTTTCCAATCTGCCAACTCATACATTACCCCCGACTATTATCCCGGCAAACCAGAAACCCACAAGTATGTACCCACTTGGGATTTTGCCAGTGTGCACATTTATGGAAGCTCAAAGGTAATTGacgattttgattttgtaaGAGACCAATTGAATAATTTGACAAACCAAGAGGAAAAGGCacagaagaaagaaggcgAAAAGGCATGGAAAGTCAGCGACGCACCAGAGGGGTATTTAAAAGTTATGCAAAGAGGTATTGTGGGATTGGAAATACAGATTGAGTCGTTTGAATGCAAGTACAAATTTgagcaagaaaagaaaagtgctGATACTGAAGGTGTGATTAAAGGTTTAGCCTTGGATGGGAAAACACAATTGTCAAAATTGGCAGTTGATGCAAATGCTAGAGCCGACCAAAAGAAGGCGTTAAAAGCGTCGAATACACTGTGATGAAGCAAAGTTGACGAACTGCTTTTGCAAATTGGTGGTCTTTCTCACAGACAATATCACAGACAATATCACACACAAACCTAAATGTCTAATTTATTATAAAATAGCGAGAGTAAAACAAGTAGAGtgaaagaatagaaaaagggcaagtaaaagaaatcaCAACAGTTTATCATTGTATTTTTACTCTTCATTATCCTGATCTCTAAATAAAACATGTATTCAAGTATCGTTTTTCATCAATAGGGAGTAAATCCAGCACCGCCAATTCCTCCTCTATTGTTGAAGCCACCTCTTCCACCTCTTCCTCTAAAGCCAGCACCACCACGTCCACCACCTCTACCGTTGAAGCCGCCTCTACCATTAAAACCACCTCTACCACCTCTGGCGCCACCTCTTCCGCCTCTTCCTCTCATTGCGCCACCGCGTGGTATAGTTATACCAGGAatgtttgttcttttgtgCATAACCTTCAACTCTCGATCTCTAAATATTGATCCATCAAGCGTAGCAATGGCCTTATCGACACTTTCTTGGTCTTGGAAAGCCAAGTACGCCACACCTTTAGGTCTACCAGTGAATTTGTTGTTCAAAATTGTcactttttctattataCCACACAGTGAGAAATGTTGCTGAAGCTCCAAGGGAGTAGAGCCATAATCGACATTACCAATGTATATGGATTTCGCGTCGCTTTCTCTCTTGGCCTCATCTGATATTAAGTGCGAAGAAGCAGCTGGGTGTGCCAAACCCGCAGAATAAGAGGATACAGGTGCAGACCCTGGGACCGTTGAAGTAGGAGTCGCAGCATTTAGATGAGCATTTGTGTGCGCATCTGAAAATGCTGGTGTAGCAACATTGCTGCCAAACATACTTTGCTGAAAcaggaaagggaaaggtGCCTGTTGCAGCTGAGCTTGTTGAGCTTGTTGAgcttgttgctgttgttgctgttgttgctgttgagcTAAAAGAAAGTTACCCTGAGCATCTAACTGTTCTGATTGATGTTGTAATTGATCTCGTTGTTTCTGCAACTGTTGCAATTGTGCTTGCTCCTCTGGTGTCAAGTTAGAATAGCCAAAGTCATTATTTTGCGGCTGTTGGTATTCACGGGTTTGTTGCTGTTCTTGACcctcttgttgttcttgctgCTGCGAAGGAGGGTATTGGTGCTGTTGATTAATTGAAATTTGGTCAGACattattaattttattgGAAATGGATCAGGATGGGGGATGACTTACGTATGTTTTGAGTTTCTCGTGATATATTTACCAATTTTGGGactggtttttttttcttttttctttttttttcttcattttttctttactttttgtttctctttgacttatttttctttaggTCAGGTAAGAAAAGTGAAatgttaaagaaaaagagagagaacgaaaattgatgaagatCGATGGaaatgaatgaaaatgGACAAAAATGAGCGACAAAGTGTAGaagagaaaatgaaaaataaaacaaaaggaaaaaaaataccgTTGTTCCGTATAGAAGACACAACTTTAAGTAATTCATTCCATAACCGTTTTTAGGTCCAGCaggaaagaagaggaagctAATGTGCCATTTTTGACTTCTTTATTCtctgttttgcttttgcttttgctcttttgcttttgctctttttttcttttcgtttttcttttcattactattttctattttattgttttttgtcCCCATCATATGACCTTGGATATATTAATCGCtatattttatataaaataacaagtatttttttttctttttaaaactGCGATACGCCAGGAATGTTCCTGTCTCTATTTAATGTTTTTCTTACATTGCCAATATCGCGTGGTAATGTAGCTTGAACTGTTTTACCACCGTCGTCATCACCATCCTCTACACCAGCAGTTGTATTACGTGTACGTGTACCAGCACGTCTATTCATACTATCATCTCCAACACTTTTATCAATTGATCCATACCCATTATTGATCAATCtgatcttctttttcctttttaagTGACTTGGTAATAGCGCATCCTGCTCCAGTCGTAAAAGATCAATATCAGTTTCGTATCCTCTATCATACGGCAAAAAGTCATTATTGTCctcttcgtcatcttccGTTAAAACACTCATAAACCCAGAGTCTGCACGCGGTATCTCATCGTCAGCACCAACTCCCTTTTTGTGATTTCGACGATGATCACGGTCTTTCCTACCAACACAAAGCACGAGACCAAGCATAACGCCAGCAAATAAGGTGAGACCTAGAATGATTCCAATTCCAACACTTACAATACCCAAATAGACATGCAAAAAGTTATCACCCTTGTGCTTATCTTTAAACCACTCAAGATTCAATGGTTTATCTAGCAAAAATACACATGAGATATTCTTTGTATCCCGGTCCCTAAGACGCAGTGATGTGCACCCATGGGACAATAATCGCACTTCCTGGTCTTTGTTATATGATTCTGTAGTTGCACCTTTACCTTGAGTCGTATTGTTTAGTTTTCGAAAGTTTAATAGGATCTTATCTGTGCCCTTTTGATGTCTGCACGTCAATCCGCCATTTGTTAAGTTTGTTTTAATGATATTGTCGTCAGTTCCCATCACCTGGCTCCCACTGTTATCGCCATGTATACATTCTAGTATTTTTCCCACTTCCTCATTAGGTATAAGATGAAACTCTAAAAACTCAAGCAAGTCTGTAAATGAAGATGTAATGTTGAAATTTTCAAGAGACTCTGCCGACGGGACCAATAAGGAAAACGGCATTTTTCCCGTCAAGGAGCTCTCAATCTTGGGGTAATGTTTGAGTAGTTTCGTAATTGAAAATTGTGGAAAAGAAGGgtcaattgttgtttcaaTAAGGTCCCAGATGGGTACGCGAAATGACTCGGGAAGTAAAAACTCATTAATGACGTGAATGACACCTTGATTGAACAAGACGTCTGAGTTGAGCGGCACAGCACGCGGTCCCGTATTTTGAATCAGTAAATAATTAATTTCGTTTTTGATTCCTTCACTCTCAACATCAATCAGGTGTTCTCCTGACTTGGCAATGGTTCGAAAACTGCTCTTTCCAGCAAAATCAGAATACAACGTTCCCTCTAAAAACATACCCTGAGTAATTTCTTTGAACAATTTAGGGTTATTTTCAAGATACTTTAGAATTAAACCAAGTTCATTCCACAAACCTACACCATTATTAGATTCACCGCATGGTAACAAAATCGTATATCCCTCACCATTATCGTCTAGTGAGTATAGCTCAAAAGTGCTCAAGTAGTTTAGCGTCTTTAAGCAACTTTGCCTATCAATATTAATTCCTTCCAAAAGCTTAGGTATAGCGTCTGTGGACATCAAGTCACCTAACGAGTGTTTGAGATTAACAGGAGGCGATAACTCTTCATTGCCAATTATAATTTGACTATCGTTTGCAATATCGGTAATCAGAAGTATTTCAATTCCATCTCCTATTCGCAACATTTGTTTTCCATCTTCTTCAGAAGTATTGGAAATTTTTATCTTGTAACATCCAcctaatttctttttaacaCAAAGCTTTGTATCAGCCAAAATGTGGTCATGATTGGTAAAATTCATCACACCATCAATAAAATGATACAAAAACTCCTGCTTCAAACTAAATGAACTGGCAATGATTTCAttgtcatcatcaacatcatctcTCAGGTCAACATCAATAAATATTGTTTGGTTTGAAGATGATCCATCAATCAAATAATCAAGCGATCTAAACTCCAACTCACTAACAAACGCAGAATAATGTGCAGCGTATAATGCCTTGCGTGCAATCATTTCCACCGTGGGGATCTTtagtttttcaaaaaacagTGCTTTGCTAAAGCTGTTGGTTTTGGcagtggtgttggtgttggtgttggtgttggtgctggtactgtttttttcattgtCATTTTCCCTGACATCAAATATTTGTAATATTCCATTTGCAAGTACATGTGTTTGACTTACAGGAAACCCACCCACTGATATACTCGACTTTCCTCCCACTTTTTTATCACCTTGCTTTTCATTCAACAAAAACTGTTGCTTTTTACCGGCCAATGATATTACTTTGTCCAGAGTCCCATTGACTCCGGCAACATAGTCAACAAACATCAAATGTCGTAATAAATTCAAAGTATCTTGTTTAATCTCCCTCACTGCATCCTCAGTACTGACAAAGGATTCATCTGCAGAGTTTGCCAAGTAGTAGTCTAATTGCAATGCGCTTAATGAATCTTTCAATAACTGATCTGTGGGTAAAATGATGGTCTTGACACCACGTGTGAATTCCTCACAAGTTTTTGGAATCTTCaacttttgcttctttttctttcctttacgagtctttctttttttccgtttctcatttttattcttattgCCCCTTGACGCCTCATAATCGTCGTCACCACTGACATCATtgccatcatcatcatcatcatcgttgtcgaataaaaaatcaaatatcTTACTCATTAGTGAAACTTCACTTATATCACCATTTAAAAGAACATCACACATACTTGATTTCACTGGCAAAAGCAGATCAACCGCTTGGACATAGGACCATTGATGCTTTGCATACAAGTCTTGTTCAACAATTGTTGCCGACTCGTCAACAATCCATTCACCTTGATTGTCGGTATTCCGTACTATAATTGGATAAGACACATTTGCTTTACCGTTATTATACAAAGTATCATACACAACCTCCCCTTCAGTcatattttccaaaaccaaTGTCTGGTTGATAACATATCGGAATAAAGTCTCATCGGGGCTTGCTCCACCCATTAAATAAAAGTCGAGTTCTTCGTCATTGTTTTCTCCATTATTTTTGACACCAGCAAATGCCAGATTCACAGGCGCCAATAATGTGACATTCCTCAAGAGATTGAGTTTGGGTACCATTTGGTGCCGCTGCAAGATTCGCAAGAAGTATGAGAATTGTGGTTGTGCAGATAATATATCGATCATCATTGTTGGGACTGGTTCAGGCTCGAATGAAGTTGTGGtggtagcagcagcagcagtagcagtagcagcagcagcattaACAGTTAGAACATTGAGGTTGGTAGAGTCCGTGCCGGCGGTGTCAATAGTAATGGTAGGCTGAGAGGTGGTGGCGGTGTATCTAGTAATGGCTGCTGCATGTGAAGCTAATGGAGAGTACAGTAATAtgagcaaaagaaaagtgacAAGATGTAGTCGAAATGCACTATTTGGTGGATGTGATTGCATTATCGTGTATTGAATTGTAGAATGAAGTAGGTCAACATGCACTTTTCAATAAAAAAGGGTAGttaaattttctttttggatGCAAGTAATAACGTGATTGCATAAGGTTATATTTGGTAGAGTAGACTTGTATATACTTTTGTATGTGCGTGTCTGTGGGGAGGGAGAGAAGAAGCTTGAAGGGAGAAATAGGAAGAAATAtccaaataaaaataatacagGGAATTGTTAGGAAGATTGACAATAAACAGTTACCCGGTGTATCTATTTTTAATTATGTGCGGCATAAAGACAATATCAAAGCCTACTTTTGACTCACACCTACAGAAACTAAAaaggatgaagaaaagaaagaaagtaaaagaaaaagaaaaaaaaaacacactcacacacaTCTCATTCGCATCTCATAAAGAAATGATTGATACTGACCTTGTATAGAAACCTGAATGGTACTATTGAACCTTTTAAATAATGAGTTTATCTAGTAGTGCAAGTCTTGGTAATGAAAACCAAGCGGCATCGAATAGTATAGAAGGTTCGGAGTTTCAAAGAACCAGAggagaacaagaagaaggaggaggaggaaaagaaaaaagaggggAAAAACGAGAgcaaggagaagaagaagaagaagaagatgatgatgatgacgaagaagaagaagagaggCTTCGAAGACGTCGAAGTGCCGAAGAAGAGTACGAGTCCGCTGAAGCAGAGTCTGTTGCGTCTGCATTACCAGAAGGGTTCAAATATACTACTCCCACCAgcagtaaagaaaagaaacaaccaCCTATCTTAGTTCAAAAATACACAAAGTATCAGCCTATAATCCTTAACATAGTTCACGGCTCTATATGGGGTGTTCTTGTACGTAAGGGGTTAATGCTGTTGACTTCATATGATGGGTCGTACCTATCGGGAGTTATTTGGGCCAACTTCACTGCATGCTTAGTTATGGGCTTTGCTGTCGATAACGATTCATTATGGCTTCAGCTACTAAGTAAAGAGGGCGAGAAAGCCGGCTTATATCCTACAAAGGCTTCCATACCGGTATATACTGGGCTCACCACAGGATTTTGTGGTACGGTTTCATCTTTCTCCACGGTTATACTTGACTCATTCAATAGGGCAGCTAATACTAATATTGGGCATACATATCATCCACCAAATGCTGCATATGGCATAATGAATTTTCTAGCAGTAGTATTGGCAGAGTTTGGTTTATCTGTTACCGGATTTCATATGGGGAAACATCTTTCCAGCGCGATTGCGAGCGGGAGCggtaataaaaaattttcgATTTCTCCCAAACAATATATATTGCTTGAGCGATTCTCAATGATTATGGCTATTTGTTTGGTAGTAATTACATGTGTCTTACTTGGCGTAAAAGATGAAGGAGCATGGAGGAACTGGACATTTGCAATGTTTTTTGCACCTTTTGGTGCCATATTACGATTTTACATGTCGAAATACCTTAATAGCACAGTTGCCAATTTTCCCATGGGTACTTTTTCAGCAAATTTACTAGGTTCGTTGTTTTTGGCTATCTTTACATTATTGGGTAGGGGGAAACTTACTCATGGAAGTCAACTTGTAACACATATTATGGGGTGTCATGTTCTCACTGGGCTTGATGATGGGTTCTGTGGTGCGTTGACTACAGTGAGCACATTTGTTGCTGAATTATTTGGATTGAAAACACAGTACAGCTATAGGTATGGTGTTGCTTCGGTACTTTTATCGTTTGCTGTCATGGTTTTGATCCTAGGATCATATAACTGGACAGTTGGTCTAACTGATCCAGTTTGttaatttcttttggaaacttaaaaaagtaaatataGATTAAGGAAAGGGAAGTTAGATGCGTTGGTTTAAATATGTGTTGATGTACATCTGGGTCAGTTGAGCATAATTAAGAATAAGTAGTTTGCTCTCAAGGCGTTGTGTTAATAATAGTTTGTAAAAATATGAGCCCCTAGTCTAACACCAACCAAAATAGCACCGGCCAGCTCAAAACCaagaaataataaagaaaaaatggaaaataatTGAATTAAATATTAATTAAAATTGAATCAAAATTGAATTAAAATTGAAttaaaattgaacaaataaTAGAACAAATTAAAGTCATTTCAATACAAAGAATAACAAATATTCCAAATAGAAGATGAATTgatatttggaaaagaaaggaaaaaaaaaaagtaaaaaggaagaagaaaaaagaataaaaagtaaGAACAAAACTACCTGGAAGTTTCTTAACCTGGAAATCTCATATTTGCTCAAAAATAGGCCTCCTAGACATGTGAATGACTAAGATACGCAGTTGTATTGGCCAATTGGCAAGGAATTGGTGAATTGAAGGAAGCGGGAGAGGTAAGGGGAAGGGAAGGGACAGTCTTTGTAGGTGCAAGGGTGTTTTGAgacaagagaaagaagggCTGGGAATTTGCTCATATTTGCTCATGGACAATTTgctccctttttttttattctcctTTTGTGAATGCAGGTCTTGCTTAGTATCAATTTAGTTTCAATCCTTACCTACGTTTTGCATGAAGATacccaaaagaaaacatttGAACCTTGGATTTGTGGTTCAAAAGGAGGACAGAAAAGTTAAAGTAAAAAGCATAAAAACTAAACACTATATATCagccaattttttttcttttttttgttcttacCCTTTCTTGGAAGCACGCTTTATTACTAGATGAACTTGTAATATAGTATTCCTTACCTTTAGACTTTGCaatccctttttttctttcattttcttctctttaggagttttatcatttttttttttattattatggCATTGACAAGAAGGATGGTTTTCTAGATACTGACAAAGAATCCATTATAATCAACAGCACGTGACTTGTAGCATAAGCACGAGTATGAATATACATcaacaattgcaacaagaaaaatttgCCCCTGGCAGTCTAGGCTAATGAACAAAGACTGACATTTACAGATCAGTATACCTAAAAATATAGTTATCGATTgaatcttcttttgttatCCACTACATGTGATACGTTATAAgtatttctttatcttaCTGTTGGGCATCTCTGCCTGGTACCGGTCTGGTATTTATGTACTACATTGTTTTTGTGTCTTGTATCAGATAATGTAAGCTTACAGTATGAGCAAATTGTTTCTTCACACAAAAGGAAAGCCTTCAACCGCTCATTCTTAGTAgccagaaaaagaagactACCCATCATACATCCACcaatttttcatcaatcaaAGAATGAATATAAAAAGACCATGAAAGTTaacctcctcttcctccaaTGCAATCATTGTGTTGGTAAGGTGTTGacattgtaaaaaaaagacaacaaatacattcattgcaaactagcGGTATACCACAGACCAAATCCGCCAAAACACACCACACACTTCGCATACCACACACTCCAACCACCACACACACCAAACACCACACACATCACACGCCACACTACGGCTCACTCAATcaatatttctttattatgCACGGTTCGTCAATGCAAATGACCAGTGGTGTCACGTACATGGGTCTCGATTGTCTAGCAGACATGTCCAACCCATTGTACACGCAATATAGTACAGAGTCTCAGACTGCAATACCGTGGGCCTCGCAAGCTGCATATGCCAAGTACACTATTTATTTTGGTGTAGTCATCATTTTTATTGCCCTAATCAAGCACATCTACTATTTAGCTCGTGATAGATCTTATGAAAACACCAACAGCAGTAAAAATGGTGTAAAGTATACACCGACTAACCCGTTCTATTCATTTTTGGATGTTATTATTGCGTACGGAAGGTTTGTTGGGTACAAACAAACACCCCGCTGGGCaacttttttcctttcggTGCCAAATAGCATAGGATCGACTTTATTTATGATGGTATCGAGCTTCTACTTGTTAGCATACTGTCTTATTCCACACTTTTGGTACCGTTCCTGCGCTGGGTTTGGCTCACCGCCACTTGCTGTGCGCGCGGGTATGATGTCGACTGCATTGATGCCATTTATATACATTCTCCTGGGCAAAACGAACGCTATAACCTTATTCACCGGTATTTCGTATGAGAAATTGAATGTTTTCCATCaatttgttggtgttgcaGCATTCATTTTGGGTGTGATCCATACCATCCCATTTATATATCAAACGCTTCACGAAGGTGGTTCCTCATTGCTTTATCAATACTTTACCACCGATGCGTACTATATCAGCGGGATACCTGCCTTGATTATCCTTGGCTTACTATGCACCTTATCCAAATCTTGGCTCAGAAAAAGATGCTACGAGATATTTTGCCACGTGCATTGGATGATGGGTTTGG
This DNA window, taken from Lodderomyces elongisporus chromosome 7, complete sequence, encodes the following:
- the FEX1 gene encoding Fluoride export protein, with translation MSLSSSASLGNENQAASNSIEGSEFQRTRGEQEEGGGGKEKRGEKREQGEEEEEEDDDDDEEEEERLRRRRSAEEEYESAEAESVASALPEGFKYTTPTSSKEKKQPPILVQKYTKYQPIILNIVHGSIWGVLVRKGLMSLTSYDGSYLSGVIWANFTACLVMGFAVDNDSLWLQLLSKEGEKAGLYPTKASIPVYTGLTTGFCGTVSSFSTVILDSFNRAANTNIGHTYHPPNAAYGIMNFLAVVLAEFGLSVTGFHMGKHLSSAIASGSGNKKFSISPKQYILLERFSMIMAICLVVITCVLLGVKDEGAWRNWTFAMFFAPFGAILRFYMSKYLNSTVANFPMGTFSANLLGSLFLAIFTLLGRGKLTHGSQLVTHIMGCHVLTGLDDGFCGALTTVSTFVAELFGLKTQYSYRYGVASVLLSFAVMVLILGSYNWTVGLTDPVC
- the FRE7_1 gene encoding Ferric reductase, with protein sequence MHGSSMQMTSGVTYMGLDCLADMSNPLYTQYSTESQTAIPWASQAAYAKYTIYFGVVIIFIALIKHIYYLARDRSYENTNSSKNGVKYTPTNPFYSFLDVIIAYGRFVGYKQTPRWATFFLSVPNSIGSTLFMMVSSFYLLAYCLIPHFWYRSCAGFGSPPLAVRAGMMSTALMPFIYILSGKTNAITLFTGISYEKLNVFHQFVGVAAFILGVIHTIPFIYQTLHEGGSSLLYQYFTTDAYYISGIPALIILGLLCTLSKSWLRKRCYEIFCHVHWMMGLAFIGLLIWHIDKALDAQDYMWGALAFWAAQFIYRLLIKTCFKPTTMFLRSRTAHLEKLSEQVYQITIDNVQGYK